CTGCCACTTCTTCAACATCAAGATCATTGGTATTCACTTTTGAATGATGATAGGAGTATATTTCTTGTCTTGTGTAAAAGAGTTCTTCAATTTCCTCAAGTGACCGACTTTGTAAAACAGGTCTACTATCAATTAGTAAGCCTATTCTCTCTTTCCAGTATTCCCAAGATAAGTCCAGATAAAAGACAATGCAATTGGATAAACAGATATTTCGTATATCCTCTTGTAAAAATGCCCCGCCTCCAACTGAAATGATTTTCAATTGCTGTTGACTAAAGCTTTCAATCACACTTTTTTCTTTTTCGCGAAAAGCTTTTTCTCCAAACTTCTTGAATATTTCCGTAGTGGGCATATTGAATTCCTTTTCAATTTCTTGATCTATGTCAATAAAGTCCCTATATAATTTCCTTGCTACTTTCTGACCGATCGTCGTCTTTCCTACCCCCATAAAGCCAATAAAAACGATACTTTGCATCCTCAAAGATGTGTTTTTATTAATCATTTATAAATTCCTCTCCCAACTATTTTTATAATGATTAAAAGTCTCTCCTGAAATTTTTAAAATATATATATTATAGTACATGAAAGTAAAATTGTAAAAAAATTTTTTAATATTTGGACAATGTAATTTCGTGATTTAGTGGTTTGTTTTAAATCAATTCATTCGAAATGAACAATCAGGTTTCATTATTCGATTTATACATCTAATTATACGTTTCTTCATCTATACAGATTTTTATTGCCGTTACTTATCACTTGCGGGTTTTATGGATTTTGCCAAAAGTATTACTAGGTTGAAGGGGAATGTGCTTCTAACGGGTCTATGAATCAATAAATTGGGTGGGGGCAATGATTTTGTTTGATTTATATGTTTCAAGCGGAAGCCAATGTATGACAAATGCATTTATTCCATTAAGTGATTAAATCATTTAACAAAGAAATGTATGAAATGTGTTGACTTTATATTGGGAAAGGATTAATATAAATAAGCACCAACTAAGAGAAACGAAAAACTTCATCACTTTCGGTAGATTGCTGAAAGAAATAACTATTGACTTCTTACTATGAAAATGATAAGATGAAATGGTCGCTGAAAAACACAGCGATTTAAAATAAGTTAAAAACTTCGCAGAAGTTGACAACTAATCAATAAGGTGTTATGATGAATAAACAGCCGTTCGAAAGAACGATTGTGAAATTGCTCTTTGAAAACTGAACAAAACAAAGCGCCAACGTTAAATTTTAAGTGAGCACACACTATCAAAAAAGCAAATGAGCAAGTCAAACATTTCTTCGGAGAGTTTGATCCTGGCTCAGGACGAACGCTGGCGGCGTGCCTAATACATGCAAGTCGAGCGAATCGACGGGAGCTTGCTCCCTGAGATTAGCGGCGGACGGGTGAGTAACACGTGGGCAACCTGCCTATAAGACTGGGATAACTTCGGGAAACCGGAGCTAATACCGGATACGTTCTTTTCTCGCATGAGAGAAGATGGAAAGACGGTTTACGCTGTCACTTATAGATGGGCCCGCGGCGCATTAGCTAGTTGGTGAGGTAATGGCTCACCAAGGCGACGATGCGTAGCCGACCTGAGAGGGTGATCGGCCACACTGGGACTGAGACACGGCCCAGACTCCTACGGGAGGCAGCAGTAGGGAATCTTCCGCAATGGACGAAAGTCTGACGGAGCAACGCCGCGTGAACGAAGAAGGCCTTCGGGTCGTAAAGTTCTGTTGTTAGGGAAGAACAAGTAC
This sequence is a window from Brevibacillus sp. JNUCC-41. Protein-coding genes within it:
- a CDS encoding shikimate kinase; the encoded protein is MINKNTSLRMQSIVFIGFMGVGKTTIGQKVARKLYRDFIDIDQEIEKEFNMPTTEIFKKFGEKAFREKEKSVIESFSQQQLKIISVGGGAFLQEDIRNICLSNCIVFYLDLSWEYWKERIGLLIDSRPVLQSRSLEEIEELFYTRQEIYSYHHSKVNTNDLDVEEVADFIVDSLKVAWDIYEPLK